The following coding sequences lie in one Xylocopa sonorina isolate GNS202 chromosome 15, iyXylSono1_principal, whole genome shotgun sequence genomic window:
- the LOC143430686 gene encoding uncharacterized protein LOC143430686: MYDPKTINHAILPLSWINFLLGMAEFNFESKRFTKFFEYLYTVCSLLILNTACSYWLTRFTEYVVIYTFNGTQALLRIVFGLNMFALNVLVIASRYNAKKLRSAMSLLESCNRKLETMGLPNKYHDLFEYQITCLTLSGCSMFLYTAVVYYFNFEPSTPVLIKLSLTVIAVISSINITVCSASFCIWINYLKLKFGQLNKLLRGMLTTTNDSPQHKRVLAMNYDFKNKKFTSLRNGDVKGSDGNASTMRAVKQMHLELIKISRIINASYGIQILIMMTLSSIFTIGLLYTSYRIIWLDLTTDELLQQLIPTLCCIFTNVWQMFYVNRACTKTSTEAEDIGDIVCELYEPSTSKEFRAEIQDFTLQLIQNPLVFTACGFFELGNTFIQGAVGSITTYLVILIQVGDISKTKYTNSTLDGVDNQSLSSVELDF, from the exons ATGTACGACCCGAAAACGATCAACCACGCGATCTTGCCCTTGTCTTGGATTAATTTCCTCCTTGGCATGGCCGAGTTCAACTTCGAATCGAAACGTTTCACCAAATTCTTCGAATACCTCTACACCGTCTGCTCTCTGCTGATATTGAACACGGCCTGTTCTTACTGGCTAACGCGTTTCACCGAGTACGTAGTAATCTACACGTTCAACGGCACCCAGGCATTGTTGAGGATAGTCTTCGGTTTGAACATGTTTGCGTTGAACGTATTGGTGATCGCCAGCAGGTACAACGCAAAG AAATTACGATCGGCCATGTCGCTCCTGGAATCGTGCAATCGGAAACTGGAAACAATGGGGCTGCCGAACAAGTACCACGATTTGTTCGAATACCAGATCACGTGTTTAACATTGTCCGGATGTAGCATGTTCCTTTACACGGCGGTGGTGTACTATTTCAACTTTGAACCATCGACACCGGTGCTTATCAAATTATCGCTGACCGTAATTGCGGTCATCTCCTCGATAAACATAACCGTTTGCAGCGCGTCCTTCTGCATCTGGATCAA CTATTTGAAGCTGAAGTTTGGCCAGCTGAACAAATTGTTACGGGGCATGCTGACCACTACGAACGATTCACCGCAGCATAAAAGGGTTCTCGCCATGAATTACGATTTTAAGAACAAAAAGTTCACTTCGCTCAGGAACGGAGACGTTAAGGGAAGCGACGGGAACGCGAGCACGATGAGGGCGGTAAA GCAAATGCATCTGGAGCTAATCAAGATTTCGAGAATCATCAACGCCTCTTACGGGATACAGATCCTAATAATGATGACCCTCTCGTCCATCTTCACCATCGGTTTGCTCTACACATCTTACAGGATCATATGGCTGGATTTGACTACCGACGAGCTTTTGCAGCAGTTGATACCCACGTTGTGCTGTATCTTCACCAACGTCTGGCAAATGTTCTACGTGAACCGCGCGTGTACTAAAACGAGCACGGAG GCAGAAGACATTGGCGACATTGTTTGCGAACTTTACGAGCCGTCCACTAGCAAAGAATTTCGAGCGGAG ATACAAGACTTTACGTTGCAGCTGATACAAAATCCATTGGTGTTCACTGCCTGCGGATTCTTCGAGTTGGGCAACACGTTTATCCAAGGA GCAGTCGGGTCGATCACCACGTATCTCGTGATCCTGATTCAGGTTGGAGACATATCAAAAACAAAATACACCAACTCTACGCTCGACGGTGTCGACAATCAATCTTTATCAAGCGTCGAGCTTGATTTCTAA
- the LOC143430759 gene encoding protein KRI1 homolog, whose protein sequence is MPTLFNGDKSDSDEELKINKDYAKSYDNWRQKEELNKLKTKYGNVDENETSDDNSESESSSEEEEKNELTEQFDKDFYKTLALLKNKDPTIYNQDATFFDETNKAQELHIEKKKEKTKKEEAVFLRDYERKIILEKEGKLSDSEDESTLRKNEEEEARKITYAQEQMQLKQSFKAVLHDEEEEDDLLKPKTKSEIEKEKEEADYKEWLKGQETNINESEQKVLKPLRDFWSSPNLDANEKFLRDYVLNNKYLDKNYAESDEVEDETRVIHDSDENLSEDEKNIERQEEFEHKYNFRFEEPDQEFIKRYPRTMENSLRRKDARRAQKRVEVKKRKDEEKLRKKEELKQLKALKRKEIEEKIEKLKEITGNEDIQFNDADLEGDFDPNEHDRKMTEIFNDDYYAAAEDDVKPEFPNIDEELEIEDTWDTYDPRVENYENEGGYEVPHCEDPNFNMDADYDPTKKLQEEIEGSRKRKRRRKSKFAELIAKEKPKFDPERYQRYEEYFDKYYSLDYEDMIGDIPCRFKYRKVVPNDYGLSVEEILMADDKELNKWCSLKKALQYKSEHVELNDVRMYKQKARNEALKKKILGSLYAQPEKEGEEDNKVIPSDPTSNNENTETKKKRQRKKKKAQKSQNDSSTAVTDHEILSTDKKPDESEKEVTNNKDGTRKEPKDRLKPEKEEEPKKTKKKRKIKRKKKRKIDSLENSTNSIEKSHEEKDATDKPSNEKSSSKKKANYQNRNISKLKQNTKKNFNETKKKNMKNGDIAEDIASINPERLKMYGINPKKLRNKLKYGKKQQ, encoded by the exons ATGCCTACTCTTTTTAACGGTGATAAATCTGATTCTGATGAAGagttaaaaataaataaagatTATGCTAAAAGTTACGATAATTGGCGACAGAAAGAGGAATTAAACaaat TAAAGACCAAGTATGGAAATGTCGATGAGAATGAAACTTCGGATGACAATTCTGAGAGTGAAAGTTCATccgaagaagaagagaaaaat gaACTGACGGAACAGTTTGATAAAGATTTCTACAAGACGTTGGCTCTTCTCAAAAATAAGGACCCTACAATTTATAACCAGGATGCGACGTTCTTCGATGAGACCAACAAGGCACAGGAATTGCATATtgagaagaaaaaggagaagaCTAAAAAAGAGGAAGCTGTCTTTTTGAGAGATTACGAAAGAAAGATTATTCTGGAGAAAGAAGGGAAATTGAGCGACAGTGAGGATGAAAGTACACTGAGAaagaacgaagaagaagaagctagAAAAATTACTTACGCGCAAGAGCAGATGCAACTAAAGCAAAGTTTTAAGGCTGTGTTGCAcgacgaagaggaagaagacGACCTATTGAAGCCAAAAACAAAATCTGaaattgaaaaagaaaaa GAAGAAGCTGATTACAAGGAGTGGTTGAAAGGGCAAGAGACAAATATAAATGAAAGCGAACAGAAGGTTCTGAAACCTCTGCGCGATTTTTGGTCCAGTCCTAACTTAGATGCGAATGAGAAATTCTTAAGAGACTATGTGCTTAACAATAAATATCTGGATAAAAATTACGCAGAATCGGACGAAGTTGAAGACGAAACTCGTGTGATTCATGATAGCGATGAAAATTTATCGGAGGACGAGAAAAATATTGAGCGGCAGGAGGAATTCGAGCATAAGTACAACTTTCGCTTCGAAGAACCTGATCAAGAATTTATTAAACGATATCCACGTACCATGGAAAATTCTTTGAGAAGAAAAGATGCTCGTCGAGCACAGAAGAGGGTCgaagtaaaaaaaagaaaggatgaAGAAAAGTTGAGAAAGAAAGAGGAACTTAAGCAGTTGAAGGCATTAAAGAGGAAAGAGATCGAGGAAAAGATAGAGAAGCTGAAAGAAATTACCGGGAACGAAGACATACAGTTTAATGATGCAGATTTGGAGGGTGATTTCGATCCGAACGAACATGATCGAAAGATGACAGAAATTTTCAATGACGATTATTATGCGGCCGCCGAAGACGATGTTAAACCTGAATTCCCGAATATTGATGAGGAATTGGAGATCGAAGATACGTGGGATACCTATGATCCAAGGGTAGAGAATTATGAAAATGAAGGAGGATACGAAGTACCGCATTGCGAAGATCCAAATTTTAAT ATGGATGCAGATTATGATCCGACAAAGAAGCTTCAAGAAGAAATAGAGGGTTCACGAAAGCGAAAGCGTAGACGAAAATCAAAGTTTGCTGAACTAATAGCGAAGGAAAAACCAAAATTCGATCCTGAACGATATCAACGTTACGAAGAATACTTTGATAAGTATTATTCGTTGGATTATGAAGATATGATTGGTGATATACCGTGTAGATTTAAATATAGAAAAGTTGTACCAAACGATTACGGCTTGAGCGTAGAAGAA ATATTAATGGCTGATGATAAGGAATTGAACAAGTGGTGTTCCTTGAAGAAAGCTCTTCAGTATAAATCAGAGCACGTGGAATTAAACGATGTTAGAATGTACAAACAGAAGGCTAGGAATGAGGCGCTCAAGAAGAAGATACTTGGAAGTTTATACGC TCAACCTGAGAAAGAAGGGGAAGAAGACAACAAAGTGATTCCAAGTGACCCTACTTCCAATAATGAGAATACAGAAACAAAGAAGAAACgacaaaggaaaaagaaaaaggcgCAGAAATCTCAGAATGATTCATCTACTGCTGTGACTGATCATGAAATATTATCGACTGACAAGAAACCCGATGAAAGTGAGAAAGAAGTTACAAATAACAAAGATGGAACCCGGAAAGAACCAAAAGACAGATTGAAACCAGAAAAGGAGGAAGAgccgaagaagacgaagaagaagcgaAAGATTA agagaaagaagaagcggAAAATTGATAGCCTCGAAAACTCTACGAATTCCATCGAGAAATCACACGAAGAGAAGGATGCTACGGATAAACCTAGTAACGAAAAATCTTCATCTAAAAAGAAGGCAAACTATCAGAATCGGAATATATCGAAATTGAAGCAAAATACGAAGAAGAATTTtaatgaaacgaagaagaaaaacaTGAAGAACGGAGACATCGCTGAGGACATTGCTTCCATAAATCCTGAAAGATTAAAGATGTACGGAATAAATCCGAAGAAATTAAGGAATAAATTGAAGTATGGAAAGAAGCAGCAATAA
- the Kin17 gene encoding kin17 DNA and RNA binding protein — MGKHEVGTPKYIANKIKAKGLQKLRWYCQMCQKQCRDENGFKCHTMSESHHRQLLLFADNASRYMDQFSREFSQGYLNLLKRQFGTRRVPANRVYQEYISDRGHIHMNATIWLTLTAFVKYLGRSGQCIVDETEKGWYVTYIDRDPETLAAQERKLKKQKMDKDNEERMMEFIEKQVEQGQQKSSVQSESLKEPLTRPENDTPLVLNMKISKKPKLLPIIKQEKLDKGSTSGESNSVISDIKQEESSEDCTEKHKSKLGEDKDNEERWLREGLVVKVVTKSLGDKYYKAKGVVQSVSNQSFVGKVKLKSPEEVENHVIKIDQEYLETVIPAIGKEVMILWGKFKGVKGVVHKLHIESYSIDVKLDKDNTVIRKLPYEQVCKYVT, encoded by the exons ATGGGAAAACACGAAGTGGGAACACCAAAGTATATTGCTAACAAAATTAAGGCTAAAGGCTTGCAGAAACTGAGATGGTACTGTCAAATGTGTCAGAAACAGTGCAGAGATGAAAATGGGTTCAAATGTCATACGATGTCAGAGTCTCATCATAGGCAGTTGTTGCTCTTCGCTGACAATGCTAGCCGATACATGGATCAATTTTCAAGGGAGTTCTCTCAGGGTTATTTAAATTTATTGAAAAGGCAATTCGGTACTAGACGAGTACCTGCTAATCGCGTTTATCAAGAATACATCTCGGATAGAGGACATATACACATGAATGCTACGATATGGCTTACGTTAACTGCATTTGTCAAATATCTCGGACGTTCCGGGCAATGCATCGTCGATGAAACAGAAAAAG GTTGGTATGTAACATACATCGATAGAGATCCAGAAACTTTAGCAGCTCAAGAGCGGAAACTTAAGAAACAAAAGATGGACAAAGATAATGAAGAAAGGATGATGGAGTTTATAGAGAAGCAAGTAGAACAGGGTCAGCAGAAAAGTAGCGTACAATCGGAGAGCTTGAAAGAACCGTTAACGCGACCTGAGAACGATACGCCACTGGTTCTGAATATGAAAATAAGTAAAAAGCCAAAGTTGCTTCCCATTATAAAACAAGAGAAGTTAGACAAAGGTTCTACTAGCGGTGAATCGAACTCTGTAATTTCTGACATAAAACAGGAAGAATCAAGCGAAGATTGTACAGAGAAACATAAATCTAAGCTCGGCGAGGATAAGGATAACGAAGAAAGATGGCTGAGAGAAGGTTTAGTGGTGAAAGTAGTGACAAAGTCTCTCGGTGATAAATACTACAAGGCCAAAGGAGTAGTTCAATCTGTTAGTAATCAGAGCTTTGTCGGGAAAGTAAAATTAAAGTCACCCGAGGAAGTTGAGAATCACGTGATAAAGATAGACCAGGAATATCTTGAGACTGTAATACCTGCCATTGGAAAGGAAGTTATGATTCTTTGGGGAAAATTTAAGGGGGTAAAGGGTGTGGTGCATAAACTTCATATAGAAAGTTACAGTATCGATGTAAAATTAGACAAGGATAATACTGTTATTAGAAAATTACCGTACGAACAAGTTTGCAAATATGTGACATGA